One genomic segment of Suncus etruscus isolate mSunEtr1 chromosome 15, mSunEtr1.pri.cur, whole genome shotgun sequence includes these proteins:
- the TECR gene encoding very-long-chain enoyl-CoA reductase isoform X2, protein MKHYEVEILDARTREKLCFLDKVEPHATIAEIKNLFTKSHPQWYPARQSLRLEPKGKSLKDEDVLQKLPVGTTATLYFRDLGAQISWVTVFLTEYAGPLFIYLLFYFRVPFIYGRRYDFTSSRHSVVHLACICHSFHYVKRLLETLFVHRFSHGTMPLRNIFKNCTYYWGFAAWMAYYINHPLYTPPTFGAQQVKLALAIFVICQLGNFSIHMALRDLRPAGSKTRKIPYPTKNPFTWLFLLVSCPNYTYEVGSWIGFALMTQCVPVALFSLVGFTQMTIWAKGKHRSYLKEFRDYPPLRMPIVPFLL, encoded by the exons TCCTGGACAAG GTGGAACCTCACGCCACCATCGCGGAAATCAAGAACCTTTTCACCAAGAGCC ACCCGCAGTGGTACCCGGCCCGCCAGTCCCTCCGACTGGAGCCCA AGGGCAAGTCCCTGAAGGACGAAGATGTGCTGCAGAAGCTGCCCGTGGGCACCACGGCCACGCTCTACTTCCGGGACCTGGGTGCCCAGATCAGCTGGGTGACG GTCTTCCTGACCGAGTACGCGGGGCCCCTTTTCATCTACCTGCTCTTCTACTTCCGGGTGCCCTTCATCTATGGCCGCAGATACGACTTCACATCCAGCCGGCACTCGGTGGTGCA cctcgcCTGCATCTGCCACTCATTTCACTACGTGAAGCGCCTGCTGGAGACACTCTTCGTGCATCGCTTCTCCCACGGTACCATGCCCCTGCGCAACATCTTCAAG AACTGCACCTACTACTGGGGCTTCGCTGCCTGGATGGCCTATTACATCAACCACCCGCTCTACACGCCCCCCA CCTTCGGCGCCCAGCAGGTGAAACTGGCGTTGGCCATCTTCGTG ATCTGCCAGCTGGGTAACTTCTCCATCCACATGGCGCTTCGAGACCTGCGGCCAGCAG GCTCGAAGACCAGGAAGATCCCGTACCCAACCAAGAACCCCTTCACCTGGCTCTTCCTGCTCGTGTCCTGCCCCAACTACACCTATGAG GtggggtcctggatcggcttcgcGCTCATGACCCAGTGCGTCCCAG TGGCTCTCTTCTCCCTGGTGGGCTTCACACAGATGACCATCTGGGCCAAAGGCAAGCACCGCAGCTACCTGAAGGAGTTCCGGGACTACCCGCCACTGCGCATGCCCATCGTGCCCTTCCTGCTctga